In Paludibaculum fermentans, the genomic stretch AGCAACCAGTCGCCGCTGGTGGACAAAGTGATCGGAGGCTGGAGCTTGTCGCTCATCGGCACGTTCTTCGCGGGCGAGTTCCAGACCCCCACTTCGAACGTCAGCGCCAATGTCGGCCGTGTCGATAAGAATGTTCCGTCCTGCATCGCCAATCCGAACCTGCCGGCCGATCAGCGCAGCTTGCAGCGCTGGTTCGACAAGAGTGCGATTGTCGCCCAGCCCTTCGGAACATTCGGCAACTGCGGCATCGGTGTGGTGCAAGTCCCCGGCACGAATAACATAGACCTGGCCGTGCTGAAGAACATTCGCATCGGCGAGGGGATTCGGATGCAACTGCGCGGCGAGGCATTCAATGCCCTGAACCACCCCAGCTTCGGCGGTCCGGGGCTGACGACTGGCTCGGCGTCCTTCGGCGCGATCAGCAGTACGCGGACCGCGATGAGAAGCCTGCAAATCGGGCTCAAGATGTACTGGTAACGGAAAGCCAGCTTGAGGCGGATCAAAGGCGGGGACCGTGCTGAGGGAGAAGGTCGAGTCTCTTGTCTTCCAACATGTATGACAACCGACGATTCTCACTCAGCAGTCACCGCTGGGCAAGGTAGCCATCGCGGAATGAGGGGGGACAAAGGAGGCTCCCCTGCACGAGCGCCTTATCCTTGGCCCGAGGTTCCGTCACAATGGCCATTTCGATTGATTGAGAGGGCACTTCGGAGCACGGCGCGGGGTGCGAAGGCAGAGGTCTTGAGATCCTGTCTGTGGCCTGGATGCAATGGGTCGCGGACGAGGGGAAGCGGCATCGGCTATGAGGCTCCGGGCGGTCCAGCGTCAAGCGGTGAAGAGCGTACGACGGTGATCCCCTTCTTTCCATGGGCTACGGAAACTTGCACATGAGACTGCCCACATCCCCAATACGAAGCGCGGGCGCGCGAACTCAGGTTCCCACATACGATGGCGACAGCCATTGACCAACGTTTTCTGGAAGTTATCCAGATGCTGGAAGATTCCAGGAGGCCCGATGAGTGACGAACTCACGCGCCTTTTCACACCGCACAATCAACATCCTCAAGGGGGCGACGGGAGCTGATGGAGGCAATTATTGCCTTGCACCCGGCCATCCTGAGCAGGGCCACGCAGATCGCGCTTAAAATACCAAATATGCTGCATCTTGGGGCGCTTTCCAGCACAGACCTCTGGTGGTTGGCGTTTCTGTTCCTCTGGATCCTACTGTCGCCATTGGTCGGCATGGCGCACTCGTTCATTCACTTTCGGGACGTGGGCCCACCCAGAGTTGGAGTGGACATCCAGTTGATTCTTATCATTGCCCTCGTCCAGGGGTTCCAATATCACTGGATTTCCGGCATACTTGCCTTGGCCGCCGTCGCAATTTACTGCGGATGGACGTTTAAAGCGTGGGAGAGACTCTGGGCCTCCTGGGGAGAGGACCACCTGCACGGCTCGGCAGGCATCAAGGTTCGCGTTGTCCCTGATCTTTCGCGCCGCATCAACGGGGCCTATCCACTGCTCCTTCCTCAAGTGTGCTTTGAGCAGCTCAGCGCTGCTGAGATCGATGCCCTTCTTGCGCGCCAAAATGCAAGACCGTCAAACCGGCCGCTGAGTCTCTGTTGGCTGATGCCAGTCCTCGTCGCGTTTGGAGCTGGTTCTGCACCCCCAATGCTGAGACCGGTTGTGGCGGCGGCTGGTATCGTCTGCGGTTGGGCTGCACTGACTTTGTGCTGCCGCTATCTCGACCGCCAGGCCGACGCCAGGGCCGTCCGGGCCACTGGCGACTCCGTCACCTTCATTCAGGCCATCGCCAAGGCCAACGCCCTCATGCACGAGGTCCCTCAACGCTACCGCATGTCCACGTGGTGGCTGCTCCCAACCTCGCTAGAAGCCCGCATCGCGGCCATCGCTCGCCAAACTCCACAAGGGCGCCAACCATAATGCGTCCGTCGACCCTCTCCCCCTTCGGCTCCTAAGAAGTGGTCAGCGACTATGCAATGCTTCAGGGCTCAGAGGTGTACACCTCCGCCGCATGTTTCGCTACCCTCACACTGATTCTCGATACGCCCCTATTTCTGCCAAATTGTTTCGGGCCTGCTTCCGGCTCCTCTGGCGCTACGTGATGTTCGGAATCCGTGCCGGTGCCGCCTGGTACTCGCCGAGCGAACCACCCCAGAAGTCTTAGGACAGGATGGTTCCACGCTCGCGTTGCGCACTGGCACTTTCTCCAACAGGCGGCCCCGTTACCGGTTTGTTAGACGCCGCCCGAATCGTAGACGAACGATCTTCGATCGTCACCCACAACCGGAATCCGTAGTCGACCGTGGGTGTTCCGCGAGCCACTTTGGGGACGCCGCCGCGCTCGTAAGCCATCCGAAGTGCGAACGTAATACAGCACGCGGTACTCCGGTGGTTCTTCAAAGTGCTGAGTAAAGAAGGATTCCTGGACACGCAGACCGTGGCGATCGACCCGGCAACGCTGCGGGCCAATGCGGCGATGATATGGATCCAGCGACGAGCCAATGGGCGGAAATACAATGAGCAGTTAAAGGACTTGGCCGAAGCAAACCCGGCGCCACTGGCAACCGAGAACAAGCCACTAAGGCCATGTCATCTGTCCGAGAGTTGTGCTCGCGCCTCCATACGGCCTTCCGGAAAAGCACCGCTGCCAGAGGCTGCCAGGCATCACCCCAGATACGTCGCCAGATCTAGCTCGAATGCGTGGCCCTGCCATGTATGATCACCGGCTTCGAACCTGCGGCGGTTCGACCTGGCGCTCTCTCGGAATAGATGTAGAGCCGCGCGATCATCAAGGCCGAACGTATCCTGATCGAGGTGTTCGCGGAAAAGCTCGCAGCGGAAGGCGCGAACGGTGTCTGGCTCGGAGAAGGCTGCGTTCATTTCTCCATTACCGAAGAGCGAAAACCGGTGCAGGTTGCACGAGCCAACGGTGGCCCATTCGTCGTCCACCAACATGACCTTGGCGTGGACATAGATCAATTTACGATGTCCATCCGCGCCAAGGCCGGCAATACCCGCCAACAGGAAGTTCGGATAGGTCCCAAGAGTCATCCGAGCTTCGAGAAACGCGCGCCGCGCTGCCGGAACCGGCAAACTGACATCGGGCTGAGCCGGCATCAGCAAGACGACCTCCACTCCGCGCTGGAGCGCACCGCGCAGGCAATCCACAATTTCAGGCACATCCACGTACTGGTTTTCTATATAGATCGACCGGCTCGCAGCATTGATGGCCGTACAATACTGATGCAAATTGGAGACCTCACCCGAAGCGATATTGAACGACATTCCCCCCGGCGATGCCTGACTATCGCCGTAACGGCCCGCATGCATTGTCCGTTGGATCTGCACGACCGCACTCCCGCGTTCAGGCGGGAGCCGGCTCGGAAACGGCAGGTTGGCGGTGCTCCCCGCTCCCCAACAGCCGTCTTTCGCCAATAGCTCGCTCGCTTCATTCCAGCGTTGTATGAAGTTGTGGCAAACGTCGACCGTCGAAGGCCCCGCCAGCTCAACGAAGACGTCGTGATTGTGCCCTTCGCCATGATGAGCAGGTGTGACCATGGAATGCGGATTCAGATTGATCCCCCCGACGAAGGCCGTTTCACTCTCCGCTCCAGCATCGATGAGCCAGCACTTCTGGTGCTGACAGAACCCTGGATGAGCGCGGTCCCAGCGAATTTTGACGCCCGACCGGCGCTGATTGAGTAGGTTAATATGCTCAGGAGAGCCCCAGAACGCGTTGCGCCTGAGCCACGCGGTCTCTTCATCGGGCCGCCAACAAATGAGTCGCACGTCGATACCGCCAGCGGCAGCACGATCGAGAACGTCCCATGCGCTGCCCCGGCCATCCGGCATCTCGAAGGCCGGCCACAGGAAAGCCACCGTCAGCCAAACGCTGAATCGGGCCCCCTCGACGGCCTCGCAGATGCGGCGAAACGCGGGCTCACCATCGATCAACGGCCGTATAGAATTCCCGCGCCGCTTAGGATAGGCACCTGACTGCACGAAGGGTATGACGGCACTGCTCATCGGGGTGCTTATTCAGTTTCCCATTGGTGAATAGGGCGTTCAAGGCCAACGCCCGCGCAGGCATGACCATCGATATCCCGTTGCGGTGGAGGCGATCGGCTGATGCGCGGCAACAGGGCGCATTTTTGACGGAATTGGCGTCTATAGACGCACCAAACGGGAGCATGCGGATCAACGAGAAATTGGTCCGGTACCCGGAAATGATGTTCGGCCGGCCGGTGCATTGCGCCGAGCGCAGCGCATGCCATTGACCACCGTCGTGGCCGCCGCCAATCGGTGTTCCCTTGCCGCCGCGACCGGCTGACGTGCGTGGGCTGGCTGCGTGAAAAGGCGCGGCGGAGGACCTTGGACAAAGCCCCGCGAGCAGGCGCCCCTCGGCATCTCGGCGAAGCGAGGCAAACACAAGTGATCGCTTTGCTCGACAAATAACTGGTTCACGGCCGGAACGCTGTCACGTTCGTGCCACCTCGCGACTTACGGGTTAGGTGCGACACGCGCGGAAAGAGGGACGGTTCCCTGCCCCCATTGGTTGACGAGATCAACGAACAGATGCTCATCCCGCTTGGGCTCTGGTATTCCGCGCCTCAAGAAGTTCCCGCCAGCCCGCGCAGTCTTTTCAAGGTCGCAGCCAGTACTCCGGCAAGCCGGTCTTGGTGGCGCGCAGAATCTCCAAGATGGAGCGGCGATCGACGCTCGACAGGGACGCGAATTTGGGGCCTTGGTCTTCTCCGGAGAGGACCTGCCAGAGGCGCTGGTAGACGCGCTCTTTCATAGGCTGCGGCATTTGGTCGAAGGCTTCGGCGTAAATCAGATAGCTGCAAGGGTACCGCAAGAGCCTCGTCTTCAGGTCGAGTTCGCGCAGGGAGCGGCCGGTGCCATCCCTGGGGCCCTGCCGGGCAAACGACTCCGCGAACCCCGACACTCCGGTGACTGGTTCGGTCAGGCGCGCCTCTTCGGCGAAGAGCATGTACTTGACCAGTTCCTCGGCGGCGTTGTTGATGCGGCGAACATTGGATTCGCTCAGTTCGCCTTCCGGCTGCTGCAGGAACTTACTCATCACCGCGTTGTCGTAGAGTGCGAGGCGCGCCTCGAAGCCGACCCGGGTGATCAGGTTCGTCATGCGGGTCTGATGCTCCAACACCATCAATGCAACGATGTCGCTATGGGGCGTCAGGTAGGCTCCGGTATCAAAGCGAAACCGCAGATCGGTCACATTCTGGCCATTGGGCTCCATGGCGATGGGCCCTTCCCGTGTTTGCACGATCGCATTGCCCATGTGCGCTTGGGCGCCGTGTTTCCCGGTGACATACCATCCGCCCCACCTTTCCTTCAAAGGGCTGCGGTGGTCCGTGACGAAGGAACCGGCCTGAAACACAGGCATCCCGGATTGCGACGGATAGACAGAGCGGACGAGCAAGCCAGGCACACCCACGGTGGAGCCATTCTGGTGACATTGCAGGCAGGTGTCCTGACGGTCAAAATGCGGCTTCCCGGTGGGCTCCTGATCGAGCGTGTAAAAGATCACGCCCTGCCTGGGATCGACTGCGGCAAACTCCAGCACGTCACCGCCGCGAACCCAGCCGACCGCGACATTGTCGTTGAAGTAGACGGCGCGGGGGAGTTTGGGCGCGATGCGGGTCGCCTGAAAACTAGTCTTCGAGAAGACCAGAACCTGCGACGACGGGCGCACGGTCAAGGCTTCCAGAATGGATTCCAGGTAGCCGTGCCCCTCGCGGAACTTGAGTTTTAGATCCCCGGCATCGATGCGCTTCTGCAGTCGCGAGACCGCATCATCGACGGGCAAGGCGGCGTATTGAATCGCAGCATGATCGAGCGGCACCACATAGGACCCTTCCAGCCCGCCGATGGCGACGGCAGCGAGAGCCAAACCAATCAAGAGTACGCAGCTAATTTGCCGTTTGGACATGACAGAGAGATTCTGTTCTTTCACAGAGAGGACGAATTGGGCTGGGGTTGGCCAGGATGTCGGCGATGGTCGTTGAGCGGAAGGACTCTTCCACGACGCCGACCGCCTCATCGAGTTTGCGGTGGAGCGGACAGAGCGAGGAATGCGACTTGAGGCCGAGAGGGCAATGATTGATGCGCCGCAGCGGATCGACGATGGAGATCACGTCCAAAACCGTGATTGCTTCCGGAGCGCGGGATAGCGTGAAACCGCCATTCCGGCCGCGCTGCGCGCTGACGAGTCCGGCGCGGGTGAGCGGCTGCAGGACCTTGTTCAGGTAGTCCTGCGGAACGAGAGTCCGGGCGGCGATGGCTTGCGTAGTCCAGGACGAGGTCCGGTCCGCGGCCAGCACGACAATGGCGCGGAGAGCATATTCCACGGTCTGGGAGAGCATGGGCCTATCGATAATATGATATCTGGATAAAGATATCGAGGTTTGTTTATTGAACCCACACTGTCCTTGTCGTGTTCTGCATCCACAGAGGCGTCCGCTGTTCTGAGCTCT encodes the following:
- a CDS encoding RrF2 family transcriptional regulator; its protein translation is MLSQTVEYALRAIVVLAADRTSSWTTQAIAARTLVPQDYLNKVLQPLTRAGLVSAQRGRNGGFTLSRAPEAITVLDVISIVDPLRRINHCPLGLKSHSSLCPLHRKLDEAVGVVEESFRSTTIADILANPSPIRPLCERTESLCHVQTAN
- a CDS encoding phospholipase D-like domain-containing protein, with the protein product MIDGEPAFRRICEAVEGARFSVWLTVAFLWPAFEMPDGRGSAWDVLDRAAAGGIDVRLICWRPDEETAWLRRNAFWGSPEHINLLNQRRSGVKIRWDRAHPGFCQHQKCWLIDAGAESETAFVGGINLNPHSMVTPAHHGEGHNHDVFVELAGPSTVDVCHNFIQRWNEASELLAKDGCWGAGSTANLPFPSRLPPERGSAVVQIQRTMHAGRYGDSQASPGGMSFNIASGEVSNLHQYCTAINAASRSIYIENQYVDVPEIVDCLRGALQRGVEVVLLMPAQPDVSLPVPAARRAFLEARMTLGTYPNFLLAGIAGLGADGHRKLIYVHAKVMLVDDEWATVGSCNLHRFSLFGNGEMNAAFSEPDTVRAFRCELFREHLDQDTFGLDDRAALHLFRESARSNRRRFEAGDHTWQGHAFELDLATYLG